The DNA segment CTTCATTCCATTCTCAGGCTTAAACGCTAAGTAGCGATTATGACCTGCAAACATGACGGCTTGAATCCGTGAATTTTCGTCCTTAACGGAAAAATACATATGCCCGCGACTATGCTGTTTAAAGTTTGAAAGTTCTCCTCGAATCCATACGTCAGGAAGGAGCTTGTCTGTTTCGAGTAACCCTTTAATATACCGTGTTAATTCTGAAACGGAAACAATCGATTCAGACATGTCATTCCTCCTTACGAGCGATTAATTGCTGATTCGATCGTGTTTTCAAGAAGCATCGTGATCGTCATTGGCCCCACTCCACCAGGAACTGGTGTTAAATGAGATGCAACGGTCTCTACATCCGCAAAGTCTACATCACCACAAAGCTTTCCATTTTCATCACGATTCATCCCAACATCAACAACAACTGCGCCGGGTTTCACGTCTTCTTTTTTAATTAATTTTGCTATACCAACCGCAACAACCAGTATATCTGCTTGCTTTGTGATGGCATTTAAGTCAGGAGTTCGTGAATGACAATACGTAACAGTTGCATGTTCATTCAACAATAACTGCCCGACAGGTTTTCCAACAATGTTACTTCTACCTACTACAACGGCGTGTTTACCTGCAATGTCTACGTTTGAAGCTCTAAGTAGCTCGATAATGCCATGTGGCGTACAAGGTAAGAATGTTTTCTCACCTGTCATCATCTTACCTATGCTGATTGGAT comes from the Alkalihalobacillus sp. FSL W8-0930 genome and includes:
- the folD gene encoding bifunctional methylenetetrahydrofolate dehydrogenase/methenyltetrahydrofolate cyclohydrolase FolD; this translates as MTAELMNGKELAASKQAEMKERVQALTEQGIVPGLAVILVGDNQASQTYVRSKQRSCEKAGIHSELRHLSDETTEEELLNHIRELNEDPTIDGILVQLPLPKQISEQAVIEAISPTKDVDGFHPISIGKMMTGEKTFLPCTPHGIIELLRASNVDIAGKHAVVVGRSNIVGKPVGQLLLNEHATVTYCHSRTPDLNAITKQADILVVAVGIAKLIKKEDVKPGAVVVDVGMNRDENGKLCGDVDFADVETVASHLTPVPGGVGPMTITMLLENTIESAINRS